A genomic segment from Neobacillus sp. YX16 encodes:
- a CDS encoding HD domain-containing protein: MNEQIIKQSAAYVRSELGEDATGHDWYHVDRVRRNALHICHQEQAGDPFIIEMAALLHDIPDEKLNESAEAGRNKLDLFFQSIELPKDAQNAIVQIIESISYKGGRKTELKSIEAKIVQDADRLDAIGAIGIARAFAYGGKKGQPIYDPTVNVREEMSLEEYRKGKSTSIHHFYEKLLKLKDLLNTDTAKEIAEKRHQVMERFLEQFYLEWDGQDR, translated from the coding sequence ATGAACGAACAAATTATCAAACAAAGTGCAGCTTATGTCCGTAGTGAACTAGGGGAAGACGCAACAGGACATGATTGGTATCATGTTGACCGTGTGAGACGGAATGCTTTACATATATGTCATCAAGAGCAAGCGGGTGACCCATTTATTATTGAAATGGCGGCCCTTTTGCACGATATACCTGACGAAAAGCTAAATGAAAGTGCTGAAGCAGGGCGAAATAAACTGGATTTATTTTTTCAAAGTATTGAACTGCCAAAAGATGCACAGAACGCTATTGTTCAAATTATAGAAAGTATTTCATATAAAGGCGGAAGAAAAACGGAGCTAAAGAGCATTGAGGCAAAAATCGTTCAGGATGCGGACCGATTAGATGCCATTGGAGCGATTGGTATTGCAAGGGCTTTTGCTTATGGCGGTAAAAAAGGACAACCCATCTACGATCCAACTGTAAATGTTCGGGAAGAAATGAGCCTAGAAGAATACCGAAAAGGAAAATCAACCAGTATTCATCATTTCTATGAAAAATTATTAAAATTGAAGGACTTACTAAATACAGATACAGCGAAGGAAATAGCAGAAAAACGTCATCAAGTGATGGAGCGATTTTTAGAACAATTTTATCTAGAATGGGATGGTCAAGACCGATGA
- a CDS encoding DegV family protein, whose protein sequence is MVKTAWVTDSTAFLDDELKNHPDLYTIPLTILLDGEEFADGIDLTAAQLYARLKELKSPPKTSQPAVGVFKELYENLSKDYDQVVAVLLSGKLSGTVSSSEQAAKLVDIPVTTFDSQILTAPMTALLKKGIELVEAGNSIESVIDQLEALKTTNETYVLIGSLEQLHRSGRMSGLQFFLGSMLNVKPIISIEDGALNTKEKVRSDKKAKEKILDYLKSSYEKHKFREVYILYGLHQEPANEWKVEIEKLYPELSVICCPLGAVIGVHAGENTLGISWHNGLK, encoded by the coding sequence TTGGTTAAAACGGCATGGGTAACTGACAGTACCGCTTTTTTAGATGACGAATTAAAAAATCATCCCGATTTGTATACAATACCATTAACAATATTACTAGATGGTGAAGAATTTGCTGACGGAATTGATTTAACCGCAGCACAGCTTTATGCAAGATTGAAGGAACTTAAGTCTCCACCTAAAACCTCGCAGCCAGCAGTAGGAGTTTTCAAAGAATTATACGAAAATCTTTCAAAGGATTATGACCAAGTGGTGGCAGTTCTACTATCAGGTAAACTAAGTGGAACAGTATCCTCTAGTGAACAGGCAGCGAAACTTGTTGACATTCCAGTTACAACCTTTGATTCCCAAATCCTAACTGCGCCAATGACGGCTTTATTAAAAAAGGGAATTGAACTAGTAGAAGCAGGCAACAGTATTGAATCTGTAATCGATCAATTAGAAGCATTAAAGACAACTAATGAGACGTATGTTCTAATTGGAAGCTTAGAACAGCTTCACCGCAGCGGCAGGATGTCTGGATTACAGTTCTTTTTAGGAAGTATGCTAAATGTCAAGCCGATCATTTCTATTGAAGATGGTGCCCTTAATACAAAAGAAAAAGTAAGAAGTGATAAGAAGGCTAAAGAAAAGATTCTTGATTACCTTAAATCTTCTTACGAAAAGCATAAGTTTAGAGAAGTTTATATTCTATATGGCCTACACCAGGAGCCCGCTAATGAATGGAAAGTGGAAATAGAAAAATTATATCCTGAGCTGAGCGTGATTTGTTGTCCGCTGGGTGCTGTTATTGGTGTTCACGCCGGCGAAAACACACTCGGCATCAGCTGGCATAATGGACTGAAATAA
- a CDS encoding formate--tetrahydrofolate ligase, with amino-acid sequence MKTSYKSDIEIAQESTMKPIVEIAKTIGLMEDDLELFGKYKAKISYEALSKIESNNNGKIILVTSINPTPAGEGKSTVTVGLGDAFQQIGKKAIIAIREPSLGPTMGIKGGAAGGGYSQVLPMEEINLHFTGDLHAITTANNALAALLDNHIQQGNELKIDQRRIVWKRAVDLNDRALRKVIIGLGGPLQGVPREDGFDITVASEIMAVLCLASDLKDLKLRLARMVVAYNDKKEPVTVGDLGVEGALTLLLKDAVKPNLVQTIEHTPALVHGGPFANIAHGCNSVIATRAAAKLGDYVITEGGFGADLGAEKFLHIKARSAGIKPEAVVIVATIRALKMHGGVAKSDLAKENIASLTLGAANLQKHIETIKSFGLPVVVAINKFVTDTELEVQTLLEWCKREGVPVALTEVWEKGGAGGIELAEALLSVIEKEENKFHPLYDLSDSLESKVRTIVQKVYGGKDVEFSSKAKKQLEDYEKFGWSNLAICMAKSQYSLSDDPTKLGRPSDFTVNVREFKPSIGAGFIVALTGEVMTMPGLPKKPAALNMDVDEKGRALGLF; translated from the coding sequence ATGAAAACATCATATAAGTCCGACATTGAAATTGCACAAGAATCAACCATGAAGCCAATAGTTGAGATTGCCAAAACAATTGGTTTAATGGAAGATGACCTCGAACTTTTTGGGAAATATAAAGCAAAAATATCGTATGAGGCACTATCGAAAATTGAATCAAATAACAACGGGAAAATTATTCTTGTTACTTCCATTAATCCTACGCCTGCAGGTGAGGGGAAATCTACAGTAACTGTTGGTCTTGGTGACGCTTTTCAACAGATTGGCAAGAAAGCAATTATTGCTATTAGGGAGCCTTCTTTAGGACCGACAATGGGAATCAAAGGTGGGGCAGCTGGTGGCGGCTATTCACAGGTATTGCCAATGGAAGAAATTAATTTACATTTTACTGGTGACTTGCATGCGATAACTACAGCAAATAATGCTCTGGCAGCATTACTCGACAATCATATTCAACAAGGAAATGAGCTTAAAATTGACCAGCGCCGTATTGTCTGGAAACGCGCAGTTGATTTAAATGATCGTGCGTTAAGAAAGGTCATTATCGGGCTAGGCGGACCACTTCAAGGTGTACCACGTGAAGATGGCTTTGATATAACCGTTGCCTCAGAAATTATGGCCGTTCTATGTTTGGCTTCAGATTTGAAGGATTTAAAATTACGATTAGCACGAATGGTTGTTGCCTATAATGACAAAAAGGAACCTGTAACGGTTGGGGACCTTGGGGTTGAAGGTGCACTGACATTATTGTTAAAGGATGCGGTGAAACCGAATCTCGTACAAACCATTGAACATACACCTGCTCTCGTGCATGGCGGGCCTTTCGCTAATATTGCTCATGGCTGTAATAGTGTGATTGCTACACGTGCTGCTGCAAAATTAGGAGATTATGTGATCACAGAAGGCGGCTTTGGAGCTGATTTAGGAGCGGAAAAGTTTTTACATATTAAAGCAAGAAGTGCGGGTATTAAGCCAGAAGCAGTGGTAATTGTTGCAACTATCCGGGCATTAAAAATGCATGGCGGGGTAGCAAAATCTGATTTGGCGAAGGAAAACATCGCATCGTTAACGCTGGGCGCTGCTAATCTGCAAAAACATATTGAGACAATTAAAAGCTTTGGTTTACCAGTGGTTGTAGCGATTAATAAATTCGTTACAGATACAGAGCTAGAAGTGCAAACACTGCTTGAATGGTGTAAGCGGGAGGGCGTTCCTGTTGCTTTAACAGAGGTTTGGGAAAAAGGTGGTGCAGGTGGAATTGAGCTTGCAGAAGCACTTCTATCGGTAATTGAAAAAGAAGAAAATAAGTTTCATCCTCTTTACGACCTATCTGATTCACTTGAATCAAAAGTAAGAACGATAGTTCAAAAGGTTTATGGAGGAAAAGATGTAGAATTCTCGTCAAAAGCAAAAAAACAGCTTGAGGATTATGAAAAATTTGGATGGTCCAATTTAGCCATTTGTATGGCTAAGTCACAATATTCCTTGTCTGATGATCCAACGAAACTTGGGAGACCATCTGACTTCACGGTGAATGTCAGGGAGTTCAAACCATCGATTGGAGCTGGTTTCATCGTGGCTCTAACGGGAGAAGTAATGACCATGCCAGGACTGCCGAAGAAACCTGCAGCCTTAAATATGGACGTGGACGAAAAAGGAAGGGCACTAGGTTTGTTTTAA
- the metA gene encoding homoserine O-succinyltransferase, translating into MPINIPKLLPAREILEHENIFVMDDDRAISQDIRPLKLLILNLMPEKEKAETQLLRLLGNSPLQVNVKFLKTNSYESTNTSKQHLEQFYTTYSEVKNQKYDGMIITGAPVELMEFEQVKYWEELTEIMDWTKTNVTSTLHICWGAQAALFYHYGIDKFELSRKCSGIYEHQIFEQNDLLLRGFDDHFYAPHSRYTDVSIGEIHENPELKLLAASEEAGALLVASRDRKHVMITGHLEYESDSLAQEYNRDIERGLEIHIPENYFPNNDPKQPPINRWRSHGHLFFSNWLNYYVYQETPFNWD; encoded by the coding sequence TTGCCTATTAACATTCCAAAGCTGCTGCCTGCAAGAGAAATCCTTGAACATGAGAATATCTTTGTCATGGACGACGACCGGGCAATAAGTCAGGACATCCGGCCATTAAAACTTCTTATATTAAATTTAATGCCCGAAAAAGAAAAGGCAGAGACGCAGCTCTTAAGGCTATTGGGAAACAGCCCGCTGCAGGTAAATGTAAAATTTTTAAAAACCAATTCCTATGAATCAACAAACACGAGCAAACAGCATCTTGAACAATTCTATACCACCTATTCTGAGGTCAAAAACCAAAAATATGATGGCATGATTATTACTGGTGCTCCTGTTGAACTAATGGAGTTTGAGCAAGTAAAATATTGGGAAGAACTCACCGAGATTATGGACTGGACCAAAACCAATGTCACTTCCACCCTGCATATTTGCTGGGGGGCACAGGCCGCACTATTTTATCATTATGGGATTGATAAATTTGAACTGTCTCGTAAATGTTCAGGAATCTATGAACACCAAATTTTCGAGCAAAATGATTTACTTCTGCGTGGTTTTGATGATCATTTTTATGCTCCCCATTCTCGATATACAGATGTATCGATTGGTGAAATTCACGAGAATCCTGAGCTTAAGCTTTTAGCTGCTTCGGAGGAAGCTGGAGCTCTGCTCGTTGCCTCCAGAGACCGAAAGCATGTGATGATTACAGGTCATTTGGAATACGAATCTGATTCCTTAGCTCAAGAATACAATCGAGATATTGAGAGAGGACTTGAAATTCATATTCCGGAAAATTACTTTCCAAACAATGATCCAAAGCAGCCGCCAATCAATCGCTGGCGTTCTCATGGTCACTTGTTCTTCTCAAACTGGCTCAACTATTACGTTTATCAGGAAACACCTTTTAATTGGGATTAA
- a CDS encoding DUF3892 domain-containing protein — translation METVVALHRNHFGEIISFVTSGGRIISYQKALMEAANGVIKGVQAIEDYDGNLVLSPELEQSFDHYPDFF, via the coding sequence GTGGAAACAGTCGTAGCACTGCATCGGAACCATTTTGGAGAGATTATCAGCTTTGTCACATCCGGAGGACGGATTATTTCCTATCAAAAAGCATTAATGGAAGCTGCAAACGGCGTCATCAAAGGCGTTCAAGCGATTGAGGATTACGATGGTAATCTTGTTCTAAGCCCTGAGCTGGAACAATCCTTTGACCATTACCCTGATTTCTTCTAA
- the mntR gene encoding transcriptional regulator MntR yields the protein MPTPSMEDYIEQIYMLIEEKGYARVSDIAEALSVHPSSVTKMVQKLDKDEYLVYEKYRGFSLTTKGNKIGKRLVFRHDLLEQFLKIIGVKDENIYNDVEGIEHHLSWDSIERIVDLVQFFQEDETRIEALKEVQKQNEAD from the coding sequence ATGCCAACACCTAGTATGGAAGATTATATTGAACAAATATATATGTTAATTGAAGAAAAAGGGTATGCCCGTGTTTCAGATATTGCAGAAGCGCTATCTGTTCATCCCTCCTCAGTAACAAAAATGGTACAAAAGCTCGATAAAGATGAATATTTAGTTTATGAAAAATACAGGGGCTTCAGCTTAACCACAAAAGGGAATAAGATTGGAAAACGCCTTGTATTTAGACATGATTTACTTGAACAATTCTTAAAAATTATTGGAGTAAAAGATGAAAATATCTATAATGATGTCGAAGGAATTGAGCACCACTTAAGCTGGGATTCCATAGAAAGAATCGTTGACCTCGTTCAATTTTTCCAAGAAGATGAAACGAGAATAGAGGCATTAAAAGAAGTTCAAAAACAAAACGAAGCTGATTAA
- a CDS encoding DNA topoisomerase III — protein sequence MKLIIAEKPDQGSTLASIFKNKKQNGFIEVFPNETFPNGAYVTWAIGHLCQLVNPETYEPGWKKWSLDNLPMIPNQFQYEVTKDKVKQFSVIQKLVNNPAVTEIIHAGDAGREGELIIRNILRITGCKKPMKRLWISSLTANSIREGFNKLLDEDYTRNLYFEAYTRACADWVVGMNASRLYSLLLQKQGFSDVFSVGRVQTPTLALIVKRELEIENFKSEPFWEVIGHFNIDGKKYSGKWQNDGESRVKTKEMAEKVAAFCREKPAEVSDVISERKEFFPPLLYNLSALQAEANKRYKFSPKKTLDVLQKLYQKGNVSYPRSDSRYVTKEEANTFPEILTKLSHINGYDKFFPLPVESIADNKRYVNEKKVTDHYAIIPTEQIPNVERLDPDEKKLYDLIVTSLIAAHYPKAIAEYTTVTTLVDGRAVFQSKGKVQIDEGWRKVINQKEKEDEPALPFLTKGEQGRTTKVDVKESQTQPPKRYTEGQLITLMKTAGKHIEDKEMEKILSKTEGLGTEATRAGIITMLKDRKYIDVTKNLVYATSKARILIEAIGEEILASPEMTAKWEQKLKEISEGSASPKNFMEQTNKMVYHLISSGVGHSANWVFSEDVRENFTPSKKMTKGKGSTKLGNCKKCDGSIVDKGSFYGCSNYQKNQCNFTISKKILGKSITQKNIKLLLTEGKTELIEGFTNKDKTFNARLFLDEQEKKIKFLFEEQSAKSVTK from the coding sequence ATGAAATTAATTATTGCTGAAAAGCCAGATCAAGGTTCAACACTGGCTTCTATTTTTAAAAATAAAAAACAAAATGGTTTTATTGAAGTTTTTCCTAATGAGACTTTTCCTAATGGTGCCTATGTCACTTGGGCAATTGGGCATTTATGCCAACTTGTTAATCCAGAAACGTATGAGCCGGGATGGAAGAAATGGTCTTTGGATAATCTGCCGATGATTCCGAATCAGTTCCAATATGAAGTAACGAAGGATAAAGTTAAACAATTTTCCGTTATTCAAAAGCTGGTAAATAATCCTGCAGTAACAGAAATTATCCATGCTGGTGATGCCGGACGTGAAGGTGAATTAATTATCCGTAATATACTTCGAATTACTGGCTGTAAAAAGCCAATGAAACGACTTTGGATATCATCTTTAACAGCTAACTCCATTCGCGAAGGGTTTAATAAATTATTAGACGAAGATTATACAAGAAATTTATATTTTGAGGCGTACACTCGGGCTTGTGCAGATTGGGTAGTCGGAATGAATGCCTCACGACTATATAGCTTACTGCTGCAAAAACAAGGCTTTTCAGATGTTTTTTCAGTAGGAAGAGTTCAAACACCCACGTTAGCACTTATTGTAAAAAGAGAATTAGAAATTGAAAATTTCAAGTCCGAACCCTTTTGGGAAGTGATTGGTCATTTTAATATCGATGGCAAGAAATATAGCGGTAAGTGGCAGAATGATGGAGAATCACGGGTCAAAACAAAAGAAATGGCTGAGAAGGTTGCGGCGTTTTGCCGAGAAAAACCTGCAGAAGTTTCTGATGTTATATCGGAAAGAAAAGAATTTTTTCCACCGTTACTCTATAATCTCTCTGCACTTCAGGCTGAAGCGAATAAACGATACAAATTTTCACCGAAGAAGACACTGGATGTGCTGCAAAAACTTTATCAAAAAGGAAATGTATCCTATCCCCGCTCTGACTCGCGGTATGTAACGAAAGAAGAAGCGAATACATTCCCTGAAATCCTTACTAAATTAAGTCATATCAATGGTTATGATAAATTCTTCCCGCTGCCAGTGGAATCCATTGCGGATAACAAACGATATGTAAACGAAAAAAAAGTTACAGATCACTATGCCATTATTCCTACTGAACAAATTCCAAATGTTGAAAGATTGGACCCAGATGAAAAGAAACTTTATGACCTCATTGTTACAAGTTTAATTGCCGCGCATTATCCGAAAGCAATTGCTGAATATACGACGGTGACAACTTTAGTAGATGGACGAGCGGTATTTCAATCAAAGGGAAAGGTTCAAATCGACGAAGGCTGGCGGAAGGTAATCAACCAAAAGGAAAAAGAGGATGAACCGGCGCTTCCTTTTTTAACAAAAGGGGAACAAGGCCGTACGACAAAGGTCGATGTAAAAGAGAGCCAGACGCAGCCTCCAAAACGCTATACCGAAGGTCAATTAATCACGTTAATGAAGACTGCCGGCAAGCATATTGAAGACAAGGAAATGGAGAAAATTTTATCTAAAACAGAAGGTCTTGGTACTGAGGCGACAAGGGCTGGAATTATTACGATGCTGAAGGACCGAAAATATATTGATGTAACCAAGAACCTAGTTTATGCAACATCAAAAGCTAGAATTTTGATAGAAGCGATTGGTGAGGAGATTCTTGCTTCCCCAGAAATGACGGCAAAATGGGAGCAGAAATTAAAAGAAATTTCAGAGGGGTCTGCTTCTCCAAAGAACTTCATGGAGCAAACCAATAAAATGGTCTACCATCTTATTTCTTCTGGAGTGGGACATTCTGCAAATTGGGTATTTTCAGAAGATGTTCGAGAAAATTTCACTCCTAGTAAGAAGATGACAAAGGGTAAAGGCAGTACGAAGCTGGGAAATTGTAAAAAATGTGATGGCTCTATTGTGGATAAAGGAAGCTTTTACGGTTGTTCGAACTATCAAAAAAACCAATGTAATTTTACGATATCCAAAAAGATTCTTGGAAAAAGCATTACCCAAAAGAATATTAAACTCCTTCTAACAGAAGGAAAAACAGAGTTGATTGAAGGGTTTACCAATAAGGACAAAACCTTTAATGCGAGGCTTTTTCTAGATGAACAGGAGAAAAAGATCAAGTTTTTATTTGAAGAACAAAGTGCTAAAAGTGTGACAAAGTGA
- a CDS encoding serine hydrolase domain-containing protein translates to MLNFKKINEVAASLLEKAPGFAVSIFTDSEVLFQLGFGVTNTEEQGIDITPVTLFRIGSVSKTLTATLIMKLVEQGLLDLDCPVKEYIPEFRLSYPRAEDTITLRMLLSHTAGLPDGGDLFGSRESDALEKYVREEISKLPFVAPPNTMYSYSNHSINLAAYTAEKAAGKRFAQLMNDEIFTPLEMSRTMYDPLKAMTYPLALQHEKSDDGSFKVEHSFPENAACHGSFFCISNAADMTKFGQMYLSNGKHNGKEVLSQESFQEIFKMQANRYTIPESSIGLCWIKDFDKGINYWWHSGGIGTYRSFIVLFPEHNIGIFTAANNNAGWEIVEEVINQFGSKNDENKFEHKTDWKKVRFACGNYLSVKSGLLSIPFNKDPSIFHNGRKLLVQSLKDDHIVGVDDNGEVVVSIGLINHPDYLMVNGSPSKKIMEPLTKLNSDILSTYFGDYQQGEMVYTFFLDGDNPFFFDGDDKLPCTYLFENKFFCPGYGLLEFEEDVLKIQNAWAFEKQK, encoded by the coding sequence ATGTTGAATTTTAAGAAGATAAATGAAGTAGCAGCTAGTTTACTTGAAAAAGCTCCTGGTTTTGCAGTTTCAATATTTACTGATTCTGAGGTCCTATTTCAGCTAGGCTTCGGCGTTACAAATACTGAGGAACAGGGAATTGACATCACTCCTGTTACTTTGTTTCGAATTGGGTCTGTCAGTAAAACTCTTACTGCAACATTAATCATGAAGCTTGTAGAACAAGGATTACTAGACTTAGATTGTCCGGTAAAAGAATATATCCCTGAATTTCGTCTCAGTTATCCCAGGGCTGAAGATACCATTACCTTACGTATGTTATTAAGCCACACTGCAGGACTGCCGGATGGTGGTGATCTTTTTGGCAGCAGAGAGAGCGACGCCCTTGAGAAATACGTAAGGGAAGAGATCTCTAAGCTCCCTTTTGTGGCACCGCCAAATACGATGTATTCCTATAGCAACCATTCTATTAATCTTGCAGCCTATACAGCTGAGAAAGCAGCTGGAAAAAGGTTTGCTCAACTCATGAATGACGAGATTTTCACGCCTCTCGAAATGAGTAGAACAATGTATGATCCCTTAAAGGCAATGACCTATCCTTTAGCACTGCAGCATGAAAAGTCAGACGATGGTTCCTTTAAGGTAGAACATTCATTTCCTGAAAATGCAGCCTGCCATGGATCGTTCTTCTGTATTAGCAATGCAGCAGACATGACAAAATTCGGGCAGATGTATTTATCTAATGGAAAACACAATGGGAAAGAAGTCCTTAGTCAAGAATCATTTCAAGAGATATTTAAAATGCAAGCTAATCGGTATACCATACCAGAAAGTTCTATTGGTTTATGTTGGATTAAAGATTTTGATAAAGGCATTAATTATTGGTGGCATAGTGGTGGAATCGGCACCTACCGCTCCTTTATTGTCTTATTCCCAGAACATAATATAGGGATATTTACAGCTGCAAATAATAATGCGGGCTGGGAAATTGTTGAGGAAGTAATAAATCAGTTTGGATCAAAAAATGATGAAAACAAGTTTGAACATAAAACAGATTGGAAGAAAGTCCGATTTGCCTGCGGAAACTACTTAAGCGTTAAATCCGGATTACTTAGTATCCCCTTTAATAAGGATCCTTCAATCTTCCATAATGGGAGAAAGCTTTTAGTTCAATCATTGAAAGATGACCATATCGTTGGTGTAGATGATAATGGTGAGGTTGTGGTGTCCATAGGGCTAATCAATCATCCTGACTATCTAATGGTAAACGGTTCACCTAGTAAAAAAATAATGGAGCCATTAACAAAGCTGAATTCAGATATCCTTTCCACTTATTTTGGAGATTACCAACAAGGTGAAATGGTATACACCTTTTTCCTTGATGGAGACAATCCATTTTTCTTTGATGGTGATGATAAGCTTCCTTGCACCTATTTGTTTGAAAATAAGTTTTTCTGTCCGGGCTATGGTTTGTTAGAGTTTGAAGAGGATGTGTTAAAAATACAAAATGCGTGGGCTTTTGAAAAACAAAAGTAA
- a CDS encoding bifunctional 4-hydroxy-2-oxoglutarate aldolase/2-dehydro-3-deoxy-phosphogluconate aldolase, giving the protein MKIEQFKEHKIISIVRGIAVKDAEQIFQTLYEEGIRFIEVTLNTEHALTIISEMSRKFEGRMFVGAGTVLTPEKAIQAIEAGAKFILTPTVNVETIHTVKREGIFCIAGALTPTEILTAYENGADLVKIFPAGTMGVNYLKDIQGPLPQIPTVPTGGIDVTNALKFLEAGATALGVGSSIVKGKKGYSEYDFAELREKARRFFQVCHEKNG; this is encoded by the coding sequence ATGAAAATTGAACAATTTAAGGAGCATAAGATTATCTCGATTGTAAGGGGTATAGCGGTGAAAGATGCAGAACAAATCTTTCAAACGTTATATGAAGAGGGAATCAGGTTTATTGAGGTCACGCTCAACACTGAACATGCATTGACGATTATTAGTGAGATGAGCAGGAAGTTTGAAGGTCGGATGTTTGTTGGAGCGGGAACCGTTCTTACACCAGAAAAGGCAATCCAAGCGATTGAGGCTGGGGCTAAGTTTATTCTTACACCTACTGTTAACGTGGAGACGATACACACAGTCAAAAGAGAGGGGATCTTCTGTATTGCAGGTGCACTCACACCAACAGAGATTCTCACTGCTTATGAGAATGGTGCAGATTTAGTTAAAATTTTCCCTGCAGGCACAATGGGAGTAAATTATTTAAAGGATATTCAAGGACCACTGCCACAAATACCAACAGTACCAACTGGAGGTATCGATGTAACTAACGCCTTGAAATTTCTTGAGGCAGGGGCAACAGCACTAGGTGTGGGAAGCTCTATCGTAAAAGGGAAAAAGGGCTATAGTGAATATGACTTTGCTGAATTAAGAGAGAAAGCAAGAAGGTTTTTTCAAGTTTGTCATGAGAAAAATGGGTAG
- a CDS encoding sugar kinase gives MNPSKLDVVTLGETMGLFTPNKQGYLRYANQYSQTFVGSETNVAIGVSRMGYKAGWISRVGKDEFGKGLLMFLRGEDIDLTLVKEDNESPTGLMFKEYLRENQTRVFYYRSNSAASRLSPEDIDASYISQAKYLFVSGITPALSKSCHLAVMAAIKIAKEHGVQVVFDPNLRKTLWKEDIARQTLLDIAKQADIVLPGISEGEFLFGTNDVKEIGDNLLELGAKMVVIKLGEAGASVITNEGVEYVQGYKVNRVVDPIGAGDAFAAGFITGLLDNLSLYESVQRANAFGALATQVKGDIEGLPEREQLSQFMNSTSDDVER, from the coding sequence ATGAATCCATCAAAGCTTGATGTCGTTACCTTAGGGGAAACCATGGGTCTATTTACGCCAAACAAACAAGGCTATTTACGATATGCTAATCAGTACTCTCAAACATTTGTGGGATCCGAAACAAATGTGGCAATTGGAGTATCCCGTATGGGGTATAAAGCAGGGTGGATTAGTAGAGTCGGAAAGGACGAGTTTGGAAAAGGATTATTGATGTTTTTACGAGGAGAGGATATTGATCTAACTCTTGTAAAAGAAGATAATGAGTCCCCAACAGGTTTAATGTTTAAAGAATATTTACGAGAAAATCAAACGAGGGTTTTCTACTACAGAAGTAACTCAGCGGCAAGTCGTCTTTCTCCTGAGGACATCGACGCTTCATATATTAGCCAAGCAAAATATTTATTTGTATCGGGTATTACACCTGCGTTGAGCAAATCTTGCCATCTAGCAGTAATGGCTGCCATTAAAATAGCGAAAGAACATGGGGTCCAAGTCGTATTTGATCCAAATCTACGGAAGACTTTGTGGAAAGAAGATATTGCCCGGCAAACCTTACTTGATATTGCCAAACAAGCAGATATCGTCTTACCTGGGATTAGTGAAGGTGAATTTTTGTTTGGAACAAATGATGTAAAGGAAATAGGAGATAACCTACTTGAATTGGGAGCCAAAATGGTTGTAATCAAGCTGGGAGAAGCAGGAGCAAGTGTCATCACGAATGAAGGTGTAGAATATGTTCAAGGCTATAAGGTAAATCGGGTAGTTGATCCAATAGGAGCTGGAGATGCCTTTGCAGCAGGTTTTATAACAGGTTTACTTGATAATTTATCATTATATGAATCTGTTCAAAGGGCGAATGCATTTGGAGCCCTCGCAACACAGGTAAAAGGAGATATTGAAGGACTGCCAGAACGTGAACAATTATCGCAATTTATGAATTCAACCTCAGATGATGTTGAAAGGTAA